TGAAATTGTTCTTACTGCCATCGGATTCCTTGGACTTCTCGCAGATGAAATGGAACTTATCTGCACAGCTTCGATCGTGCCAGTGGAAGCTATTTTCGCCATCCATCCTGATGCAATCCGTTCCGTCGTTGTTCGGATCGAACTCGTCCCCCCAGTTAGTATAGTTGAGGGGCGTTCCGTCCACCCACTCGAATTGCAACGGATCCAAGTGACCCATGCCGATCCAGAAATCGGCCCCTTTGCCGTAAGGAATGACGTAGTCGGTAACAGCAGCCTGCTCGTCTGCAGAGGTTATCGAAGCCAACGAGGCACCGACAGACTCGCAGGACGCCTTAGCGTCGTCTCTGTCTGCCACACCCTCACTGAAGTAATAGCACGAGGAATTCACCTTGATAAAACCGGCTGGACAAGCTGCGTTGACAGAATAATTTGAACAGGCTTTTATAATCATCTTCATAATCGTAATAACAGTGAAAACTAGAATCTTTGTATTTTTCTCGTCATTTTAAATGATCATTTCTCGTTTCATCACAAACTGTCAGTATTGTCCTTGTTCAATCTGGACTTTTACTGTCACCAGCTGCCAGGAGAAGATAAATACAGATCCTAAAGTACAAAGAGATAGAAGGTGTTTCAAATCATCTCTGGTAAACATATCCATAGACAtcataaatcttgcagttttagTGTTCATTCAGGTATGGGGGAGGCGGAGGCGGGGGCGGGGGGCACATAGAATTGATTTGAATGTTGAAGATAGTAGTGATATGCGTCAGTTTCTGTGTAATAGCTACTATAGAAAGTTACCATAGAGAGCTACTAAAGAAACATCGTAAATGAAAGAAGCTTGATATAATATTACGTTGCAACATGACTGCATGTAATTGATTGTATTGTATGTGCAATTTCATACCACCTTGATATAGCTTTCGAGACATTTGCCCACATGGCTCTGTAAAGTCATGGACTATTCGACCAtgaatattgtgtgtgtgtgtgtgtgtgtgtgtgagtgcgtgtgtaaTTGTGAATGTGAAGCCCTATTTGCTTGTGCGCTTACCGAAGCtgcatttgttgttgtcattgtcgCTATTGTTGTTCTAATACAGCAGTAGAGAGGAAATATTGAGGAGCGATATTTTTTTTGCAAGCTTGCATCATAAACCTAAAAATGTTTCCGCTGtgaaaatctctctctctctctctctctctctctctctatatatatatatatatatatatatatatatatagcgagagagagagagagagagagtttcgAGACAGTTATTGTCTTGAATTACATAATAGGATTCACCAAAACTGGATGTTCCTATAATACACGCAACTCAAGGACTGTTTCCAGACATTATACACGTAGGAACAATATACTTTTGGGGGAGAAAAGGAGGGGTCTCTTGGTCCATTCAACCGTATATTGGGTATAAAGTATACTGAATAATCTTTATCGTGTGTCCGTCGTGACCGTAGCAACGACGAATATTCATTGCAGTCACAGCGGCGTTACAATAatattcaaaaagaaagaaaacaagtaaGGGTTCAgcagttatatatatatatataaaatatatattttacagACAAAAGAGATAGATTGAAAAGTTAATGCTATcaatataaaagaagaaaaagaaaacttaaaATTCGGATAACAAAATCATGAGCCGCCCTATTGAATGTACAGAGATATACTCACTGTACGATTCCAATTGTCCTTTGCTCATTGTTACACCTACTGCTGCAGTCCAGACAATGGCGATCTGTGTGTTGAATGAAAGCACATCAGATACAGTACTTTCCAGTTTTCAGTTTCTCCTATTTTGTACCCCAAACGCACTTTTCTTATTCAAAaagaatatgaatgaataatgtATAAGACTGCAACTGATAAACTGACAACTTCGAATAATGACAAAACTTGTCACCCAATTTCTCGGtacaataatacaaaatatatacccATATTACTATATTACTAGGTGTATAGTATGTGTTATACAACACCTTAGAATGATGTCGaattgtgattggccaagaacatgtcacatgacattcaataaAAGATACCTATCAAACTCATTAAGAGTGACAGCCGTGCATTAGGCCCCTGGCGTGGGCCTAATGCACGGTtcgtatacaaatgatgcacaagatagagtgtgttagtgaaggtgcggcgcgctcgagagtattgacaatggtgcgacatgcacgaggcgcagccgagtgcatgtttgcaaccgttgtcaatactcgagagtgggccgcaccttcactaacgccacgaaataatcctgtgcatcatttgttttataaatgggtcgaaaactaacagcattatttacgtacctttgtgggtcaataccagtcagctacatgtagcactcgctcaaaagtcaagatgtccgaagatgttcgtcccaaacatttacgcacgtcgcactcggaaatcccgcacataaaatgcactgtacgtacgtataagagtatacgtacgccacgtactgttatgcacaagaaaggccgccggctgttgtggcagcccgcggcccgaactagaagttgtttacaggattgacagcgcgtatacaagtagtagcgcgtgacgcacttgtaacaactgattgagtgcgcactgctagtgtaaacattgtgacgtacgtcaggccagggaggtggaagagagactcttcttagtgcatacctgacgaaattaatgcacgcacacgtgactcatttcagcgcttccaattggctacattcttgaacccattttataacaggTACTAATGCACGGCTTCGCGGGTGGTTACTAATGCACGGCCAATCGACTTCACTAGCAAAGCGCCAGCAAACTACATGCTGGCCTGCTGCAGCGCTGGTAAGTTCATTCACAGGCCAGGCGCGGCGGAGTACTGCAACGTGACGTGTACGCAACGCGCAGCTACTTTACCTAGCTAGTTGCATGTATTGCGGCCTTACGTTAGTACggatgtgtttttacttttgactctGATCTGCTACGTGGACCACAGTAATCTCAAAATCAAGACTTCAAttcaagttgagaaaccgtAATTTGATCAGTTTCTGTGTTTTTCTACAAAATCATTGTCGGAAATAGACATAGTCTAGACCTATCAACGTTAGATCTacctactaacgttagatctaccgACATCTCAGATCGGCCTAGGCCTAACATTAGAACGTTctcgatctaacgttagtgtagAATGGGTATAGACCCTGCAGAGTTTGCGATTCCTGTGACTGTGTGGTCGAATCATGACGAGTGTTTGAATACACTGGGTGGTTTAGAATTCTCGGCCTAgttgttacatttatttttgggccTTCCCGAGTTGCCGGTCACTGATTTACTACTGTGATAATTATggacaaggtgttgtataaaacgaataatttatgattttgttcgtgCATTGGGGCGCGTAATATCGCACTCGTAATATCGCACTTCGTGCGATATTCGTGCCCAATGCACTCAcaactcataaattattcgtataTTGTATGTATCTATAATCATGTAATTATCATATATactgatatgaaataaattatatattttgCTATAACCATGTCTTTATTgggaaacaaacacaaaacaaagaacatgatAACATGCATGTATATACCAGGTCCATGGTCTTATTCTGGACATAATGGTAGGTAATGACACACTTGCaaatactagtaggcctattgTGAACAAGTTTATAGTAAGATGTACAACAAATGTTGGTGATTGGCAAAACtatcagataaaaaaaaaaatcaatcactaTACATTTCCCACTATATATGTGACGTGCATCACAAATCCAACAAAAAGGCACATCCCTTGATTTTAGGTGAggactaaaaagaaaaaaaaagaaggtgaaatgggtcaaccaagtcaatcttgagttatCGTTCTTcatacattattctttagtttgggatcataacatgaatgggaaagtgtgttttcagcaatttttctacaaccctttgggggggggggagagtagaacTGTCAGGTATGTCTCAGaggccctttttcatttcttggaatcctttgtacactcttAACGTTCAagtccaataacttttgaaaggataatttGGATaagttaggggagtccatttggattgagttatacatcattctaaagccTAGagtctgcccttaactaaaactatatccatgtctggcgactttttgttggttttaagatgcagggtcacataacaatataacatttgTAATTGTTAAAGTGTCAATCCAATAAACCATTTTAATCATGGTGGGATACATATTACATTTCTAAGTGTTTAATAATGTCAATCCAATGActaattcataattattatatttgtCCATAACACACAATCATTGCATGTATTTCTTAGTGACTAACATACTTTCGTATTACATTTATAAGTGATTAACGCCCCTAAATCTGTTCCTTTTTTCATAGactatcattatatatatatatgtcacgAGTGGAGTGACAGGCGCTCTCCTCCACTGAGGTCAATTTGCATGGAATTTGTAAATTAGCACTTAAGCATGTAAATTGATGCAAACTGTTTAGCATTTCAATAGAAGAAATTCCAGACCGCTCCCGGTAGAGCCACGGTAGTGCTATGTGTTGTTATTTATGGTTGCATGAGCATTTCAATAGAAGAAATTCCAGACCGCTCCCGGTAGAGCCACGGTAGTGCTATGGTTGTTATTTATGGTTGCATGAGCtgagatacatttgtatatttataatgAGGTAATTTGAACGTTGATTAGGATAATATGAATGTGCTCAAGTGCTCTGGCTGTAAGTGATctgaatattttgatatttgaaggGTTTCCGGGTTTCCCGAAGGGTCAAGGGCCCACTGACACTGCAAGAGGCAGTTGCATAAAGGCGTCGTTGACTGTCGACCAGCTCCGAGGCTGTAAGGGAGCATAGACTGTCGACTGAACTTCATTCCTGGATGCTGAGGAGACACCGCTAAGACGTCCGTCGGGAGAGCGACCACGCGAACGGCAATCGCGAAGAGTTGCTACGACAGACCACGCGACAGTCCATACCAGCACCAGCGTAACGGGGCCCCGTCGTCGACCGACATCGTCATCGACCTGCATTGTCATCGTCATACATCGTCGTCATAAGCCATCGTCACGCAACGTACACCCGTGACAGCCATTCGAGGTGAAATAAGTCCAATTTAAGTTAAACATAAACTCCTAAGAGCCAGAAAGCCACTGAGCAGGAATAATTTATGTTCGTTTGTTCTCTTTTTATAATTTGCTGTAAAACCAATAGTCAGTTATAGACAATTAAAATATGTGAGTTAACTGAATGCACATTGTTTCCTCCGTTTCATCTTGTATGAGTTACAGCCTACCAACAGTTCTCAGAGGTTATGAAAATTTCTTTGTTCCGTTTATTTCCATATATAAGGATGGAAACCGGGCAAATTCTGTGACAATTGGGGGCTCGTCCGCTGGAGAGAACTTGGCAGGGATTATTCATACAAGAATTTGAGACGTGATTCATTTAACCTCATGTTGTGTGTATAAGATATCACAATGGAATTAGAGAAGTACGTACAGTTAGGTAAAGATTGTGGACTGCAAGGTGCAGAACTAGTGGAgtttgcccgcactgaaagagaCAAGTATCTCGAAGAAAAGAGACGAGATGAAAAGttagaaagagatgaaagacAGGTACAGAGGGAAGAAATAACCAAGCAAAAGAGGATTGAGTTAGAAATAGCTCAATATAGGAGTGTCAATGTGAAGGGAACAAATAGTGTAAGGAGTAGCTTACCAAGCTTGCCGGCGTTTCGCGCTGACTCTGACGATTTGGACGCTTATCTGTTGCGCTTTGAGAGATATGCAAAACAAAGTCAGTGGCCAGAGGAATGCTGGGCTCCTGCATTGGGGAACCTTTTGACCGGGCGCGCTTTAGAAGTTTATTCTCTCTTACCGGCAAATGAAGCCGACGACTATGAAAGTCTGAAAGATACACTCTTGCGGCAGTTTGCGCTAACTGAAGAAGGCTTTCGCAAACGTTTTCGAGAGGCGCGGCAGAAAATGGGCGAATCATTTGGGCAATTTGCAACGCGCATAACCGGATATGCTACTAGATGGGTAGAGATGTCGGGTACAAGTAAGTCCTATGAAGGGCTACTAGAGCTAACGGTGCGTGAACAGCTGCTCGAATGTTGTGATCGTGGATTATCTGTTTTCATTCGTGAGAGAAACCCACGATCGGTGAAAGAGATGGCAGATATCGCAGATCGGTATCGGGACGCACACGGGCATGGCGGCTCCGGTAAACGCGCACGCGACGATAATAAGTCTCGTAACCAGGGCAACGAAGCAAGCCAAGCAAAGAAAGGGGGCGCCACGTCACGTGACAACCAGGGTTGCTTTGTCTGTGGTAAGCAAGGACATTTTGCTTCTAAGTGTCCAGACCGTAAAACTGACCAGTCGAAAGTAACTAGCAAGCAGTATGTGCCAAAGTCAAAACAGACGGGGGCAACATGTGTGGTAGGAGTATGCCCTACTCATGATGCTCACGAGAGAGGGAATATTTGTGGCACACCTTCTGTTAAACTGATGTGTGGTCACGAGTTACCCCTTCTTAGTGGTGGGTGTAACGTAGGCACAGACATGCCGACATGTGAAGGTATGTTAAACGGTAAAAGAGTGAAGGTGCTGAGAGACACTGGTTGCAACACCGTAGTGGTGAAACGTCAACTGATAGAGGAGTCTCAGCTGACTGGTGAGGTTCAAACTTGTGTGCTCATAGATGGTACTGTGAGAAAAGTGCCATTAGCAAAAGTTGAAATCGATTCACCATACTTTGTTGGAACAACACATGCTTTATGTATGACGAATCCTATCTACGATCTAATCATAGGTAATGTTAGTGGTGCTAGGCAGCCTGGCGACGAGGACATCGGATGGAGCGGAGAGGATGCTAGGGAGAAGCCGTCAGCTGACGAGATGACGACCTCCGGTTCAGAGGCAGAGTCCGCGGAAGCAGAGTCTTCGAAAGGGACAACGCAGAACGGCATCACAACGACCTCCGACAGTCGTGATCGTCCCCACACTGACGAGAGTGTGAAGCAGTTACCAACACCCCTACCTACAACCAACGAAAGTGCAGCAGTAGAGACAAGAGGCATGAGGAAATCGAAGGAACGGCCGTGGAAGAGACTAGGATCAGCAGACCAGCCGACGATCACTGCAACCAGGGAGGAGATGATCAGAGAGCAGGCACGAGATGCTACGCTGGAGAAACTTCGAAAGTTGGCGGAGAAAGGTGAGGCTAAGGCTGTAGGGAAAGGAAGTGAGGTCAGATATTTTTGTCGTGACAATCTTCTCTTCCGTGAATACAGGTCTCCCTACGTCGAGAGAGGAAAGACATTCACGCAGCTAGTGGTGCCCCAGCCGTATCGCAGTGAAGTACTCCGACTAGCTCACGACTCCCCTCTAGCAGGTCACCTGCAGACGAAGAAGACGGCTGACCGGATTCTCGCCCACTTCTATTGGCCAGGGATTCAAGCCGATGTCAAGCGTTACTGTGCATCATGCGATTCATGTCAACGCACCACGCCAAAGGGTAAGATAGGGAAAGTACCCCTGACCATCCCCCCTTTGATTGATACATGTTTCCGTAGAGTGGCGGTCGATTTGATCGGACCACTTGAACCGATCACCGAGAGAGGGAATCGATATATCTTGACGATAATCGATCTTGCAACTAGATACCCAGAGGCGGTAGCGTTACCACGAATCGAAGCAGAACGGGTAGCAGAGGCGTTAGTTGAAGTATTCTCGAGGTTAGGCATTCCTAATGAGATACTCTCTGATAACGGCACTCAATTCGTTTCAGGTGTGATGAAAGAAGCAGCTCAACTCCTGGGAGTGAAACAATTTCACACGACACCATACCACCCGATGGCGAACGGCGCCTGCGAGAGATTCAACGGCACGTTGAAACAGATGTTGAGGAGAATGTGCCAGGAGCGACCTCGTGATTGGGACCGCTTCCTGCCAGCTCTTCTCTTCGCATATCGAGAGGTGCCTCACGAAAGCCTTGGCTTTTCTCCTTTCGAACTCATGTATGGCAGAGTGGTGAGAGGACCCATGACAGTACTGAAAGAGCTGTGGACTAAGGAGATCCCTGAGGAGGAAACGAAGACTACGTACCAGTACGTCATCGATCTCCAAAACCGACTCGAACAGACGTGTGAACTCGCCAAAGAGGAGCTGTCCAAAGCATCAAGGAAGTACAAGAAACACTTCGACGTGAAGACGAAGGAGAGACGCTTCGAGTGCGGCGACAAAGTGCTACTCCTGTTACCGTCGACGCGGAATAAGCTGCAAATGCAATGGCGAGGTCCATTCGAAATCGTGCAGCGAATTGCCAGAGACGATTACCGATTGCTAGTGAACGGTAAGGAAAGGACCTACCACGCCAATCTCCTAAAACGGTACATTGGGAGAGACGACGAGAAAGTCAACGATGTCGAGAGCGAAAACCAGGGACAACTGGAGGCGAACTACGTCAGTGTCGTGGACGACCAGGTAGATGATGACGGATCGGTGCCCATCTCATTTCCCTCCATCGAAGCGTCGGAAGGCGTGCATGACGTGAAGTGCAACGACGAGCTAGATGAGGAGAAGATGAGGGAGGTAAAGACTCTCCTGCTGGAGTTCTCGGACGTCATGAACGATGTCCCGGGACGGACCGACATCATCGAGCACGCCATCGAAAACTTCTTCTCGAAACGCTTCTCGAAAACTGCTAAAACGCGAGCGCGTGTACCCAATCGCTGAGCGCGAGTGTCCAGCTCTTGCGTGGGCGGTCAGAAAGTCCTCGTACTTTTTGTATGGCCGAGCATTCCAGCTGCAAACTGACCACTACCCGCTTGCTCATCTAACACACGCGCGAATGCAAAATCCAAGAGTCATGCGCTGGGCGCTTGCACTGCAGGCCTATCAGTATCGTGTACAGGTAATCAAAGGCTCAGAGAATGTCGGGGCTGATTACCTCAGCAGATGCCCTACTGAGTAGAAATAGAGGTGTAAACAGCCCATGTTATCTCTATTATATGTGGGTTAATCAGAATGTaattttgcaatgaattcatcgttatatacattgtatgctagGAGGTATATTGGAAAGCTACAGTATTACACACATTATGTATGCTGAGTGTGAGGTAAGATATGCAGTTGACGCATACATCTCTGAAATTATTTGACTGCTCTGCATCAGACACCCCGGTATAAAACCGTGCATAAGAAGGTTTTGCACAGTACAATTTATTTTGTAGCAACAGCTAATGCACACAATATACGATTAGCACAGGTATCATAATGTTCTCCAATATTATACTGGCCAACAAGAAGAGTCTGTTGAAATTGAGCCGAAAGTGTCAATTTTGTATTGTGCGGTGAAAAAGGGTAATGTTATTATTGAACTGTGGCTGGTATAATAATGCAAAAGAGTGTTAAAAGAGATATGATGAAGTTTATATGTTATCCAACTGACTGAGTAAATCAGATTGTATAGTATACTGTGGAGTTTGTTGGTTTGATAGAAAACACACATAAACTGTCTCCATGGACAGCAGCCGATATTTGGAACAGTAGTCTGTCATGTATCACAACGAGTGAAGTTATAAAGCAGTGAATTGTTATAAGGAGTATAATGTTTTTGATTTAGAAGAGTAATGGTGAGAAAGTACTTACCTGTTACAGACATTGGATTTTAATTAGAGAGATGAGGCTATTGTTTCAGAGCGACTGTCATCTTAAATGGGGGGTTATTTGTCACGAGTGGAGTGACAGGCGCTCTCCTCCACTGAGGTCAATTTGCATGGAATTTGTAAATTAGCACTTAAGCATGTAAATTGATGCAAACTGTTTAGCATTTCAATAGAAGAAATTCCAGACCGCTCCCGGTAGAGCCACGGTAGTGCTATGTGTTGTTATTTATGGTTGCATGAGCATTTCAATAGAAGAAATTCCAGACCGCTCCCGGTAGAGCCACGGTAGTGCTATGGTTGTTATTTATGGTTGCATGAGCtgagatacatttgtatatttataatgAGGTAATTTGAACGTTGATTAGGATAATATGAATGTGCTCAAGTGCTCTGGCTGTAAGTGATctgaatattttgatatttgaaggGTTTCCGGGTTTCCCGAAGGGTCAAGGGCCCACTGACACTGCAAGAGGCAGTTGCATAAAGGCGTCGTTGACTGTCGACCAGCTCCGAGGCTGTAAGGGAGCATAGACTGTCGACTGAACTTCATTCCTGGATGCTGAGGAGACACCGCTAAGACGTCCGTCGGGAGAGCGACCACGCGAACGGCAATCGCGAAGAGTTGCTACGACAGACCACGCGACAGTCCAT
The DNA window shown above is from Diadema setosum chromosome 22, eeDiaSeto1, whole genome shotgun sequence and carries:
- the LOC140245227 gene encoding perlucin-like produces the protein MTMQVDDDVGRRRGPVTLVLIAIVWTAAVGVTMSKGQLESYTCPAGFIKVNSSCYYFSEGVADRDDAKASCESVGASLASITSADEQAAVTDYVIPYGKGADFWIGMGHLDPLQFEWVDGTPLNYTNWGDEFDPNNDGTDCIRMDGENSFHWHDRSCADKFHFICEKSKESDGSCGMSFDYTFGSSCYYALPNSDSAARDLASAILWCTFQASTPVIINSAEEEQFIQGLAKTIGK
- the LOC140245228 gene encoding uncharacterized protein; this encodes MELEKYVQLGKDCGLQGAELVEFARTERDKYLEEKRRDEKLERDERQVQREEITKQKRIELEIAQYRSVNVKGTNSVRSSLPSLPAFRADSDDLDAYLLRFERYAKQSQWPEECWAPALGNLLTGRALEVYSLLPANEADDYESLKDTLLRQFALTEEGFRKRFREARQKMGESFGQFATRITGYATRWVEMSGTSKSYEGLLELTVREQLLECCDRGLSVFIRERNPRSVKEMADIADRYRDAHGHGGSGKRARDDNKSRNQGNEASQAKKGGATSRDNQGCFVCGKQGHFASKCPDRKTDQSKVTSKQYVPKSKQTGATCVVGVCPTHDAHERGNICGTPSVKLMCGHELPLLSGGCNVGTDMPTCEGMLNGKRVKVLRDTGCNTVVVKRQLIEESQLTGEVQTCVLIDGTVRKVPLAKVEIDSPYFVGTTHALCMTNPIYDLIIGNVSGARQPGDEDIGWSGEDAREKPSADEMTTSGSEAESAEAESSKGTTQNGITTTSDSRDRPHTDESVKQLPTPLPTTNESAAVETRGMRKSKERPWKRLGSADQPTITATREEMIREQARDATLEKLRKLAEKGEAKAVGKGSEVRYFCRDNLLFREYRSPYVERGKTFTQLVVPQPYRSEVLRLAHDSPLAGHLQTKKTADRILAHFYWPGIQADVKRYCASCDSCQRTTPKGKIGKVPLTIPPLIDTCFRRVAVDLIGPLEPITERGNRYILTIIDLATRYPEAVALPRIEAERVAEALVEVFSRLGIPNEILSDNGTQFVSGVMKEAAQLLGVKQFHTTPYHPMANGACERFNGTLKQMLRRMCQERPRDWDRFLPALLFAYREVPHESLGFSPFELMYGRVVRGPMTVLKELWTKEIPEEETKTTYQYVIDLQNRLEQTCELAKEELSKASRKYKKHFDVKTKERRFECGDKVLLLLPSTRNKLQMQWRGPFEIVQRIARDDYRLLVNGKERTYHANLLKRYIGRDDEKVNDVESENQGQLEANYVSVVDDQVDDDGSVPISFPSIEASEGVHDVKCNDELDEEKMREVKTLLLEFSDVMNDVPGRTDIIEHAIENFFSKRFSKTAKTRARVPNR